Part of the Rothia mucilaginosa genome, TGAAGGCACCTGGGAACCTTGGAAATACGGCGACGCACCCGTCCTCATGGGCGTGGCACTCGGCGAAACCCAAGTACTGCCGCAGCAGGCAAACCCCGCCGTGCTCGAACGCAACTGGTACAAGTTCTGCGCCCTGCGCCGCGTCTGGGAATTCGACCGCCAGGTTCAAGAATTTGAAGACCCCGCGCTCATGCCGGTAGTGCCGCCGCCGACGGCATAGGCCAGCACCCCCGCCGACTAGAAGACTGGGCGGTATAGGGGAGTAGCGAGCGTAGGGGAGAGGATCAAACCCCCGAGGAGGTGAGCCCAGGGAGGTGAGGCTCAGCCCTCACCCTGCCGCCTCCACCCCCAGCGCCTCGATTCGTTCTAGATTCGCGCTACCGAATCGGCGACAATAGAACAAATAGGCAGAACGGCGCCCGCGCACCCGCTGTGAAGAACCCGCTACTGGGAGAACCCTCCTGCCGAGAGAGCCCGCCAGCGCAGTTTCACCCGCGAGGTTCTATCGGTGCAGTTCTGCCGCCATATTGAAATCCGTAAGCACATTCCCGGCACTCCGCCGGCAAAGGAGAACCATGACCATCCTGAGCATCCGCACCGTAGGCGACCCGGTGCTGCGCAGCGTCTGCGACCCCATCACCGTCTTCGACGACGACCTGGCACGACTCATCGACGACATGCTAGAAACCATGTACGACGTGGGCGGCGTGGGCCTTGCCGGCCCGCAGATTGGCATCTCCAAGCAGATCTTCACCTTCGGCGGCATTGACGACCGCGAAGGCTACATCATCAACCCCGTGCTCGAAGTCGGCGAAGAAGACCAGGAAGGCGGCGAAGGCTGCCTGTCCGTGCCCGGCCAGAAGTCCGCGACCCCGCGCAAGAACTGGGCGCGCGTGACCGGCGTGGACCGCCACGGCGAACCCCTCGTGCTGGAGGGTGAGGGTCTGTTCGCCCGCATGCTGCAGCATGAAACCGACCACCTGCACGGCAAGCTCTTCATCGACCGTCTCGTGGGTGAAGACCGCCAGCGCGTGATGCGTGCCCTGCGCGCCGCAGACTATAACACGGTCGCCGCTAAGACCGTGACCGAGCGTGCAGCCCGTGTGGGCGGTGCCTTCGGCGGGGGTGGCGCGTTCGGTGCCGGTTCCTCCTTCGGTAGCTTCGGAAAGTAGGCTCACATGCTCAACATTATTTACGCAGGCACCCCCGACGTTGCCGTGCCACCGCTCGACTACCTGGCGAACTCCGAGAAGGTGCGCGTGGTCGGCGTGCTCACCCGTGAAGATGCCCCCGTGGGCCGCAAGCGCGTGCTCACCCCCTCCCCGGTGGCGCAGCGTGCCGAAGAGCTCGGCCTGCCCATCGTGAAAGCAAACCGCTGGAACGACGAAGCCGCCGCGGCCATTGCCGAGCTGAACGCTGCCGCTGCCGCCGTGGTCGCCTACGGCGCCCTGCTGCCGCTGTCCGCGCTCGAATCCCTGCGCTACGGCTGGGTGAACCTGCACTTCTCCAAGCTGCCCGCATGGCGCGGCGCCGCCCCCGTGCAGCGCGCCCTCATCGCCGGTGAGCAGGAAATTTTCTCCACCACCTTCCTGCTCGAAGAAGGCCTGGACACCGGTCCCACCTTCGAGCAGGAATCCACCCCCGTAGCCGCCGACGACACCGCAGGCACCGTGCTGATGCGCCTCGCCACCAGCGGCGGCGCACTGCTTGAACGCACCTTCGAACGCCTCGAAGCGGGCGAGAACGGCACCGTGCAGGTCGAGGACGAGTCGGTCAGCTACGCCTCCAAGATGAGCATTGCCGACGGCCGCCTCACCTGGAGCGAACCCGCCGAGCAGATCCTGGCACGCTTCCGCGGCGTGACCCCCGAACCCGGCGCATGGTGCGAACTGGGTGAAAACCGCTTCAAGATCGGTGGCCTGGCGGTTGCCGATGAGCGCCTGGTGCAGTCCCTGACCGAGGCGAACGGTGGCCCCCTCGCACCCGGCGCGGTGCGTCTGCACGCGAAGAAGGTACTGGTCGGCACCGGTACCGAACCCCTGATGCTGCTGCAGGTTCAGCCTGCCGGTAAGAAAATGATGGATGCGCCCGCGTGGGCTCGCGGCGCTGGCAAGGACATGGCGGAAGGCCTGGTGGTACTCGCATGAGCAACGAAAAGCGCCCCTACAAGGGAGGACACGGCAAGCCCGGTCACGCTGGCAATGGCAAGCCCGGTAACGGCAAGTTCAACCAGGGTGGCGGCCAGGGTGAGGGCGGTGCGAAGCGTAAGCGTCGCCGCCGCTCCGGCGCTGGCAGCGGCTCTGGTGTGAGCGAGCAGAACCGCCAGCAGTCCCAGAATTCCCAGCGTTCGCAGAATCAGCGCGCTCAGAACCAGCGTTCGCAGAATCAAAGCTCGCAGGGCCGCCCGCAGAAGTGGGACGACAACTCCCGCAGCGAATCGCGCACCGGTCGCCGCTTCGATGGCCTGACCAGCGTCGAACGCGCCGCACGCCGCGCCAAGACCGAGCACGATGACACCAAACGCGGTGGCGGCGGCACCTCCCAGCGCAATAAGAGCGGCCACGAACGCAACCGCCGCTCCATGTCCGCCCGCGAATTCTCCGCGGCGGCACCCTCCGCACGCTCGCGTACCGCAGACACCGCACGCGCAACCGTCTTCGACGTACTGCGCTCCGTTGCCGAATCTGACGCCTACGCAAACCTCGTGTTGCCCAAGGCGATTCGTAGCCACCGCCTCGACCACCGCGACGCAGGCTTTGCAACCGAGCTGACCTACGGCACGCTGCGCCACCAGGGCACCTACGACGCAATCCTCAGCCGCTGCG contains:
- the def gene encoding peptide deformylase, translated to MTILSIRTVGDPVLRSVCDPITVFDDDLARLIDDMLETMYDVGGVGLAGPQIGISKQIFTFGGIDDREGYIINPVLEVGEEDQEGGEGCLSVPGQKSATPRKNWARVTGVDRHGEPLVLEGEGLFARMLQHETDHLHGKLFIDRLVGEDRQRVMRALRAADYNTVAAKTVTERAARVGGAFGGGGAFGAGSSFGSFGK
- the fmt gene encoding methionyl-tRNA formyltransferase, translated to MLNIIYAGTPDVAVPPLDYLANSEKVRVVGVLTREDAPVGRKRVLTPSPVAQRAEELGLPIVKANRWNDEAAAAIAELNAAAAAVVAYGALLPLSALESLRYGWVNLHFSKLPAWRGAAPVQRALIAGEQEIFSTTFLLEEGLDTGPTFEQESTPVAADDTAGTVLMRLATSGGALLERTFERLEAGENGTVQVEDESVSYASKMSIADGRLTWSEPAEQILARFRGVTPEPGAWCELGENRFKIGGLAVADERLVQSLTEANGGPLAPGAVRLHAKKVLVGTGTEPLMLLQVQPAGKKMMDAPAWARGAGKDMAEGLVVLA